Sequence from the Candidatus Thioglobus sp. NP1 genome:
CCCTGTTCTTTAAGATGTTTTGCAGTACCACCAGTGGAAAGAAGTTCAATATTTAGAGATACAAGGCTTTGAGCAAATTGAGTAATTCCAGTTTTATCAGAAACACTAATTAATGCTCGTTTTATAGACATTCAATAAGGGCGAAGAAATTGGATTTATAAGCTATTTATTATAAACCCTTATAAGTTATAAAGACCCACCTTTTTCTTTAAGGTTGCCCGATTAATACCAAGAATCCTTGCGGCTTCACTATGATTTTGATTGACTTTATCTAGGACGAATTTAATAGTAGCAGATTCAGCTTGCTGCTTTACCATCTTAAATACTCCGTTTGAAGACTCACCATTTAAATCTGAGAAATACTTCTCAAGATTTTCATTAATGCAATCCTGTAAACCCCTTTCTTTCATATTGAATACAAAAAATCATGAAATTTCAAATATTGTTCAGAGTGATCAGACACTCTATTTATTTTTGGCCAGAAGGCTGAGCCTTTTTCTTGGTCAAGGTGCATAGAATACCAAAAAATATGCTTTCTGGATAGCTGAGTTCCCATTTTATGACCATAAAAATCATGAATTTGTAAAATGTGCTTTAATATTAAGGGAATCTTTTTATCTATAGATGGTGCTTCTGATATTTGACCCGTTTTCAAATAATCATTAACTTGTCCAACAAGCCATGGGTTTCCTTGGGTTGCTCGACCTAACATAACAGCATCTGCACCAGTGAAGTCTAAAACTTCTTTAGCTTTCTCTGCTGAAGTTATATCACCATTGGCAACTACGGGTATTGAAACAAGGCCGACAATTTTTTTTACAGTATCATATTCAGCATCACCATTATATTTTTGTGATCTGGTTCTACCATGAATTGCAAGCATTTTAATTCCATGATCTTCAGCTATTTTTGCGATAGTAGGAGCATTTTTATTTTCTTCATTCCAGCCTGTTCGCATCTTTAGGGTTACAGGAATATCAACTGCATTTACTACAGCCTTAATAATATCTTCAACTAGTTTTTCATTTTGCATTAATGCAGAGCCAGCAGCTTTATTACATACTTTTTTTGCAGGACATCCCATATTAATATCTATTATATCTGCTCCAAAATCGAGAGCTTGTATGGCAGACTCAGCAAGCTCATCTGCTTCTGAGCCAGCAATTTGAATACTAATTGGTGATTGTTCAGAAGAAAAGTCTAAACGATGTTTTGATTTATTTGTATTAAGAAGATGTTTCTTCATGACCACCATTTCAGAAGTAGTAAGGGCAGCACCTTGCTCTTTACATATAATTCTAAAAGGTTTGTCACTAGTTCCAGCCATTGGGGCTAGAAATACTTTAGAAGGGAGAGTGTATGACCCAATATTCATCTGATTTAAAGCTTCTGTGATTGTTTTTCAGCTTTCTTTTTTAGGCGCTTCTGTTTAAGTTTGGATAAATGATCAACAAATAAGATGCCCATTAAATGGTCCATCTCATGTTGAATACAAACTGCTAACATTTCATTAGCTTCTATCTCAAACGAAACTCCTTTTTCATTAAGAGCACGCACTTTAATCTCATTAGCTCTTTTAACATTTTCATAATAATTTGGTACTGAAAGACAACCCTCTTCATATTCAATTTCACCACTCTTCTCGATAATTTCAGGGTTAATTAGACACAGAGGTTGATCACAATCATCTGAAACATCAATAACAATAATGCGTTGATGAAAGTTTACTTGGGTTGCAGCAAGACCAATACCAGGAGCTGCATACATCGTTTCAAACATATCTTTTACTAGCTGTTTTATATCCCCATTAACAGCTTCAACTTCTTTTGCAACAGTCCTTAACTTTTTATTAGGGTATTTTAAAATATCTAAAATCATGAGTTAATAATAACAGTGTTATAAATTTTATCGTCCTTGTCAGGGTAATCCTGATTAAAGTGTAAACCTCTACTTTCCTTTCTAGAAAGAGCAGATTCTACAATAATTTTAGATGTTTGGACTAAGTTTCTTAATTCAATCATGTCATCTGTTACAGTATAAAGACGGTAATACTCATCCACTTCTTTGTTAATTTGCTCAATTCTAAAATAAGCTGATTTCAGACGGCTATCACTTCTAACTATGCCTACAAAGTTCCACATAATGCGCCTTATTTCTTGCCACAAATGAGTAATAACTACTTTCTCTTTAGAAGGCTCCACCCTGGAGGAGTCCCAATCATCAACTTTTTGATAGGACCTATTTAAGAGGTTCTCGTTAATATGTTTCGCACACGATTGTGCAAAAACAATACACTCAAGTAATGAATTACTTGCCATTCTATTTGCCCCATGAACCCCAGTATGAGCTACTTCCCCAACTGCGTATAAATTATTGATATTGGATTGAGCATCGATATCTGTATTTATTCCCCCACACGTATAATGAGCAGCTGGAACAACTGGAATAGCTTTATTACAGATATCTATACCCAATTCTTTACAGCGATTTGTGATTGTAGGAAAGCGATCTGAGATCCATTTAGAATCTTTGAATGAAATATCAAGATAGACACAATCATATCCATGAATTTTCATTTCATTATCTATTGCTCTAGCAACAATATCTCTTGGAGCAAGCTCAAGTCGTTCATCATAGTTATGCATAAATTCCTCACCATTTGGCAGAGTAAGTTTTGCACCCTCACCCCTAAGAGTTTCAGATATCAAGAATGACTTCGCATTAGGGTGGAAAAGACAAGTTGGATGAAATTGAGTAAACTCCATATTTGTTATTTCACAGCCAGCCCGATATGCCATTGCAATTCCATCTCCAGTTGATGTGTCTGGATTAGAGGTATAAAGATACGACTTTGACGCACCACCAGTTGCTATGATTGTATTATGAGAAATAAATGGAATTACTTTTTTTGTTTTCTTATGAAAAACATACGCACCATTACATTTGCTATTACTAATAAGAAGATCAACAGCTAAATGTTGATCAAAAATTGTAATATTTTTCTTGTTTTTAGCTGTAGCAAAAAGATTAATTTGAATTGATTGACCAGTCTTGTCTGAAACATGTGCTACTCTCTTGGAGCTATGACCACCCTCAGTAGTCAGATCATAATTACTTCCTTTATGAGAAAACTCTACACCTATTTTTTCAAGCTCTATGATTGCTGATGGCGCTTGTTCAACCATAAACCTTATACTGTCCTTATTACCTAGATTAAATCCTGTATTTAGTGTATCGGAGATATGTGAATTAAAATTATCCTCAGGATCCAATACTGCAGATATTCCACCTTGCGCATAGAATGATGAGCCTTCTAATATTTCATCCTTAGAGATCACTGCAACTGATAGAGAATCTGAAAGCTGAATTGCACTCATTAAACCAGCACTTCCAGAACCAATAATAAGAACATCAAACTGGTATTTATTCATCATAATTAAGTGTCACAAAAAGTTACATAAAGAAAGATTATTACTATTATTTTTTGTATATAATTTCACGCAAGTTAAAACCTACTATATTTAACTTATTTCTCCTTTAAATAGTAGACTAACCCCACACTCTTATTCGAGGTGGGGTTTTTTATTTTATAAGCTTTATATTATTCATCTTTGGCTTGAAAATAATTAATAATTTAGGGAGTAATGTTAAGTTCACTAATACTGCACTAAGCATAGCAACAGTCATAAAGATTCCAAAATAGATACTTGGTATAAAGCTTGATAGTATTAAAACTAAAAATCCTATAGCAACTGTTATTGCTGTATAAAAAATTGCAAGGCCAATGGAGGCATGAGCTCGATACATTGACATAAGATAGTCATCATCCTTAGTTAATTCGTCTTGAAATCGATTAATGTAGTGAATAGCATTATCAATTCCAATTCCAATTGCAATTGCTGCAATAGTAATTGTCATAATATCAAGAGGTATTTTGAATAAGCCCATAATTCCCAAAATTATAAGTGATGGAATAGTATTTGATAAAACGGCTATAAGAGCTATTGAAGCCGATTTAAAAATTAACATAAACATGATGAAAATAATAACAAAGACACTAGCAATTGTTTTAATTTGGGAATTGAATAGACTCTGAAGAAGGTTGTTATATAGGGAAAATGATCCTGTAAAGCGAAAACTCTCTGGACTAAAGTTGAATTCTTCAACTAACTTTTTATTGATGGTATTAATTAATTTATTTCTATCTAATCCATCGGTTGTTTCTTTGACGCGCGCAACAAAACGTATTTGGTCAGTTTCATCGGATATGTGTGGAACAAGAACTTGAGATTTTGCAAATTCTGGCATATTATTTTTACCTAAGACAAGTAAAAAGCCATTTGGTGCTTTACCTTCATTAGAAGTTTTGAGAACCTGCATAAATGTATCAATTGATAAAACTTTTCCTAAGCTATCGAGGCTATTCAAATATTTATGAACTTCATGAAACTCTTCCCTTAAGCCCTCATCTGCCCAGTATGCGTTAGCAACATTATCAAAAACAATATCTAGGGGGACAGTTCCACCTAGCTCTTCATCAATTAGCTTGAGTCCTTGATGAATTTCTGTAGATTTTTTAAAATAATTTATAAAGCTATTCTCAACGGAAAGTTTACTGATTCCAAAAACAGAAATGCAGATAATTATTACTAGAGAGATTAGTATGCTTTTTCCAAATTTATCAGTTATAAATGCAAGATTTTGAACACCTAAGATGTGATCATTATGATTTATAATTTTTGGTTTGGGTAATATTGCCATCATAACTGCAAAAAGCATAAAAGATAAAATAAGAGCAATTGATATACCGATACTCATCATTAAACCAAAGTCAATTACTGGCTGAACATTGCTAAAAGTTAGTGAAATAAAAGCAGCAATTGTAGTTATTGTTGTAAAGGTGCATGGTTTAATCATTTGTTCTAGGGTTTCCCTAGTAAGGTCATTGGTTTTTTTATCTGGATTATTTTTAGATAATTCTCTAAAGCGAACTACTAAATGAATTGTGACTGAAAGAGTCATTACAAGAAGCAGTGAAAAAAAGTTAGCAGAAATAACTGTAACCTTCCAACCAATAGCGCTAATTAATCCAGTCATGAATAAAGCCCCAGTAACACTAATCATAATTGGTAATAAAACCCAACGAATTTTTCGGAAAATTAATGTAAGTATCATTGACATTGCTAAAACAACAGCAAGACTAAATATTACTAAATCACTTTTAATATATGAAATAGCATCATTTCTTATCATGGGAATTCCACCTAAGAAAAGCGTAGCATCATTACGATATTCATCCATTGTCGAGCGAATATCAAAAATCATTTTTTTTAATATTTCATCATCAATTATTACCGTTGGGTCATTAGCACTCAGTGGAATCAATAAAGCAGTTGTTTTTAGATCCTTACTAATTAAGTTGCTTGCGTATAAAGGACTAGTTTTAAACTCATTCTCAATATAATCTAAATCAGCCTTACCATTATCTATTGTGTATACATCACTTGCCAACTCAATTAGAGAAAGAGGTGGTGATTGAAATAAAGATACATCAAGTAAAGAAATTACAGAGTCTACTCCATTAATTTCAAGCAGCTTATCTCTAAAAGATCTCAAGTTAATGAGTTGCTCTGGCTCAATTAAGCTATTCTCAGAAGTATAGCTAATTAAGAGTGATTCATCAGAGCCAAATGTTTTCTGTGTATCTAAATAGAGTTCCAGATTATTATCTCCATCCAATGACAAGGACTCAGATGAAGCATCAAGAGAAAAGTTCTGTATCTGGAGTAGTGATGAACCTATAACTAATATTAAAAAAGACAAAGACCATATTGGTCTCTTAATTAATAGGTTTATAAGTTGAGAAAACATATTTATTATGGCAACTTAAAAAGTAAATTCTGGAAGAGGCTCTGAGCCATTCATTAAATCAATATAAGTCTCAAAAAGAGATTTAGATTTCCATTTATCTCCATCTATCCTCTCAACAAGGGTAGCGTGCATTTGATTTTTTGAGCCAACTACAATAAATAATTTCCCACTTATCTTTAGAGCTCTTTTTAAGTCCTCACTTATAACAGGAAGAGAACAGCCAACTACTATAGTATCAAACTTCTCGTTACCAAGGTTTAAGTTAAGTGCATCCTCATTAACAAGTTCAACATTACTTATATTGAGCACATCAATTTTTTCTTTTGCTGCATCAATTAGCTCTTTATGAATTTCAATACTTTTAACTGACTTAGCAAGTGATGCAAGAACAGCTGTAAAGTAACCACTTCCAGTCCCAATCTCTAAAACATCTTCATGTCCTTTTAGATCAAGTGAGTCTAAAATTCTTCCCTCAATTTTTGGTGAAAGCATTTTTTCAGAATTAGTAAGTGGTATTTCCATGTCAGCAAAAACCAAGTTTTGATATTCTTCAGGAACAAAGTTTTCGCGAGGGATATCAATGAGCGCTTGATTTGCACGAATATTAAGACCACCCCAAGGCCTTATTTGCTGTTCAATTACATTTTTTCTTGCCTGCTTAATATCCATAATTTCCTATTTCTTTTTTCTTGGTGGCATTAAATCAGTAATAGTTCCTTCTGCCATTTCAGCTGCAAATGCCGTTGTTTCTGATAGGGTGGGGTGAGCATGAATTGTTAAGGCAATATCACTCATATCGCAGCCCATTTCAATGGCTAAGCTTGCTTCGGATATTAGGTCACCAGCATTCTTACCACAAATACCCATTCCAAGAATCTTACCCGAATCTGTATCAAATAATCCTTTTGAAACACCCTCACTTCGACCAATACTTAAGCTTCTTCCAGATGCCGCCCAAGGAAAAACTCCTTTTGTAAATTTAATACCACTTTCTATTAATTCCTTTTCAGTTTTTCCAGTCCATGCGACTTCAGGATCAGTATATGCAACTGATGGAATTGTGAGAGCATCAAATCCAGATTTTTCACCACTGATTACCTCTGCAGCTACTTTACCTTCATGAGTTGCCTTATGTGCAAGCATTGGTTGACCGACAATATCCCCAATTGCAAATATATTATCAACATTAGTTTGCATTTGAGTATTTGTTGAAATAAATCCACTTTTATTTACTTCAACACCTGCTTTATCTGCATCAATATCATGGCCATTTGGTGAACGACCGACAGCAACTAAAACTTTGTCAAAGGTATCAGTTGAGGGCGAGTCTTTACCTTCAAAATCTACTTTAATTCCTTTTTTTAATGCAGACATTTTTGTAACTTTAGTATTCAGGAATATGTTCGCATATTGTTTCTTTACTTTTTTAAATAGAGGCATAACAATATCTTTATCCGCTTGAGGAATAATTTGTGCCCCAAGTTCAACCATCGTTATTTCACTTCCAAGCGCATCATAAATAGTTGCCATTTCAAGGCCAATAATACCACCACCAACAACTAGCAATCTTTTGGGAATTTCATCCAATAAAAGGGCATCAGTAGAGTCCATTACTCGACTATCATCAAATGGGAACATTGGGAGTTTTGTTACTTTAGAGCCAGCAGCAATAATACAGTTTTCAAATTCAATTACTTCATCACTACCTTCAAGAGCAGCTTGATTCTTCGAAAGGAATTTTGCATAACCCTTAATTACTTGAACTTTTCTTGCCTTAGCAAGAGCTTGAATTCCACCAGTAAGTTTATTAACTATGCCTTCTTTATTTTTTCTTACAGCAAGAATGTCAATTTTTGGGCTTGAAAAATTTATACCAAGTTCACCTGCATGTTTGGCTTCGTTAATTACCTCAGCAGTATGAAGGAGTGATTTTGAAGGAATACAACCTACATTTAAACAAACCCCACCCAGCGAATCATGAGTCTCAACTAAGGTAACTTCTTTACCAAGATCTGCAGCACGAAACGCAGCTGTATAACCACCAGGACCTGAACCAATTACTAGTAGCTGAGTTTTAATCATAACAACATCTCCATAATATTTTTTAATACATGATTTAGCTCAGCCATAAATCTTGCTCCTTCTGCTCCATCAATAACTCTATGATCATATGAAAGTGCTAAGGGCAGAGTTGGAGTAGGTATAAAAGACTCACCATTCCAAACTGGCTTCATTTGAGTTCTGGATACTCCTAAGATTGCTACTTCAGGCGAATTAATTATAGGTGTAAATTGGGTTCCACCTATTCCCCCTAAACTTGAAATTGTAAAGCCTGCACCCTTCATCTCATTAGCTTCTAAATTACCTTCCCTAGCTTTTGAGGAAATTATAGAGAGTTCATCAGAAAGCTCTATTAAGGATTTTTTACCAACATCTCGAATAACTGGAACAACTAGGCCATTTGGAGTATCTACTGCGATACCTATACTAAAGAATTTTTTTAAAATTAAATTTTCGTTATTTTCATCAAGTGAGGCATTAAAATTCGGATGACGCTTTAAAACTTGAGTTATAGCTTTCATAATGAAAACTAATGGACTTAATTTGATACCCCTTTCTTTTTGATGCTTACGAAAACGTTCCATTTGTTCAACATTAACTTCATCAAATTGAGTCACATGAGGTATAGAGTTCCATGATTTAATCAGGTGTTTTCCTGATTTCTTTTTGATTCTTGATAGTGGTAATATTTCAGTTTCATCACTACTTCCATTAGTAACAATATCTTTAACATAAGACTTTAAATCTTCTTCAAGAATCCTGCCTTTTTGACCAGTACCATTAACTTTTAAAAGACTTACACCAAGCTCTCTAGCTAATTTTCTTATAGATGGAGATGCATGTGATTTAGAATCTGTATTTAAAGAAAACTCTTCTTTAGGTTCATTACTTTCTGGGATTTCTTTATCAATTTTTACATCAGTAGAGGGAATATCTTCAAGGGCTTCTGTATGGACTTTATCCTCTTCTACTATTTTGCTTGTAGCCTCTTTTTTTGCTTCATCATTGTCTTCTGATTCACTTTCTAAAGTAAGAATAAGTTCACCCTGGGCAATCTTATCATCAACTTTAACAGCAATACTAACTACCCTTCCTGAAAAAGGTGCTGGAATTTCCATTGTAGCTTTATCAGTTTCAAGTGTAATGATGCTATCATTTTCATTAATATTATCTCCAACCTTTACCAGTACCTCGATAATATCAACAGAGTCAAAATCACCTATATCTGGTAACTCAACATTTTTTTTAGTAGGCATATAGATTATTAATTAAGCATAATACTTGAAGAACGTAATTATCCCAAAAATCGCTTGATAAAGGCGATAAATGTTAAAATTATTTTGTAAAGTAAAACTTGAAATTATTTATATAATATCTCTTATTTTCTAAACTCATTATTAAAAAAAATATGCCATTAGCTCTTTCTACAAAAAATTTAGCTAAGACTTATTCAAATAAACTTGAA
This genomic interval carries:
- a CDS encoding helix-turn-helix domain-containing protein — its product is MKERGLQDCINENLEKYFSDLNGESSNGVFKMVKQQAESATIKFVLDKVNQNHSEAARILGINRATLKKKVGLYNL
- the dusB gene encoding tRNA dihydrouridine synthase DusB codes for the protein MNIGSYTLPSKVFLAPMAGTSDKPFRIICKEQGAALTTSEMVVMKKHLLNTNKSKHRLDFSSEQSPISIQIAGSEADELAESAIQALDFGADIIDINMGCPAKKVCNKAAGSALMQNEKLVEDIIKAVVNAVDIPVTLKMRTGWNEENKNAPTIAKIAEDHGIKMLAIHGRTRSQKYNGDAEYDTVKKIVGLVSIPVVANGDITSAEKAKEVLDFTGADAVMLGRATQGNPWLVGQVNDYLKTGQISEAPSIDKKIPLILKHILQIHDFYGHKMGTQLSRKHIFWYSMHLDQEKGSAFWPKINRVSDHSEQYLKFHDFLYSI
- the def gene encoding peptide deformylase, producing the protein MILDILKYPNKKLRTVAKEVEAVNGDIKQLVKDMFETMYAAPGIGLAATQVNFHQRIIVIDVSDDCDQPLCLINPEIIEKSGEIEYEEGCLSVPNYYENVKRANEIKVRALNEKGVSFEIEANEMLAVCIQHEMDHLMGILFVDHLSKLKQKRLKKKAEKQSQKL
- the nadB gene encoding L-aspartate oxidase, translated to MMNKYQFDVLIIGSGSAGLMSAIQLSDSLSVAVISKDEILEGSSFYAQGGISAVLDPEDNFNSHISDTLNTGFNLGNKDSIRFMVEQAPSAIIELEKIGVEFSHKGSNYDLTTEGGHSSKRVAHVSDKTGQSIQINLFATAKNKKNITIFDQHLAVDLLISNSKCNGAYVFHKKTKKVIPFISHNTIIATGGASKSYLYTSNPDTSTGDGIAMAYRAGCEITNMEFTQFHPTCLFHPNAKSFLISETLRGEGAKLTLPNGEEFMHNYDERLELAPRDIVARAIDNEMKIHGYDCVYLDISFKDSKWISDRFPTITNRCKELGIDICNKAIPVVPAAHYTCGGINTDIDAQSNINNLYAVGEVAHTGVHGANRMASNSLLECIVFAQSCAKHINENLLNRSYQKVDDWDSSRVEPSKEKVVITHLWQEIRRIMWNFVGIVRSDSRLKSAYFRIEQINKEVDEYYRLYTVTDDMIELRNLVQTSKIIVESALSRKESRGLHFNQDYPDKDDKIYNTVIINS
- a CDS encoding RND family transporter; amino-acid sequence: MFSQLINLLIKRPIWSLSFLILVIGSSLLQIQNFSLDASSESLSLDGDNNLELYLDTQKTFGSDESLLISYTSENSLIEPEQLINLRSFRDKLLEINGVDSVISLLDVSLFQSPPLSLIELASDVYTIDNGKADLDYIENEFKTSPLYASNLISKDLKTTALLIPLSANDPTVIIDDEILKKMIFDIRSTMDEYRNDATLFLGGIPMIRNDAISYIKSDLVIFSLAVVLAMSMILTLIFRKIRWVLLPIMISVTGALFMTGLISAIGWKVTVISANFFSLLLVMTLSVTIHLVVRFRELSKNNPDKKTNDLTRETLEQMIKPCTFTTITTIAAFISLTFSNVQPVIDFGLMMSIGISIALILSFMLFAVMMAILPKPKIINHNDHILGVQNLAFITDKFGKSILISLVIIICISVFGISKLSVENSFINYFKKSTEIHQGLKLIDEELGGTVPLDIVFDNVANAYWADEGLREEFHEVHKYLNSLDSLGKVLSIDTFMQVLKTSNEGKAPNGFLLVLGKNNMPEFAKSQVLVPHISDETDQIRFVARVKETTDGLDRNKLINTINKKLVEEFNFSPESFRFTGSFSLYNNLLQSLFNSQIKTIASVFVIIFIMFMLIFKSASIALIAVLSNTIPSLIILGIMGLFKIPLDIMTITIAAIAIGIGIDNAIHYINRFQDELTKDDDYLMSMYRAHASIGLAIFYTAITVAIGFLVLILSSFIPSIYFGIFMTVAMLSAVLVNLTLLPKLLIIFKPKMNNIKLIK
- a CDS encoding protein-L-isoaspartate O-methyltransferase — encoded protein: MDIKQARKNVIEQQIRPWGGLNIRANQALIDIPRENFVPEEYQNLVFADMEIPLTNSEKMLSPKIEGRILDSLDLKGHEDVLEIGTGSGYFTAVLASLAKSVKSIEIHKELIDAAKEKIDVLNISNVELVNEDALNLNLGNEKFDTIVVGCSLPVISEDLKRALKISGKLFIVVGSKNQMHATLVERIDGDKWKSKSLFETYIDLMNGSEPLPEFTF
- the lpdA gene encoding dihydrolipoyl dehydrogenase, which produces MIKTQLLVIGSGPGGYTAAFRAADLGKEVTLVETHDSLGGVCLNVGCIPSKSLLHTAEVINEAKHAGELGINFSSPKIDILAVRKNKEGIVNKLTGGIQALAKARKVQVIKGYAKFLSKNQAALEGSDEVIEFENCIIAAGSKVTKLPMFPFDDSRVMDSTDALLLDEIPKRLLVVGGGIIGLEMATIYDALGSEITMVELGAQIIPQADKDIVMPLFKKVKKQYANIFLNTKVTKMSALKKGIKVDFEGKDSPSTDTFDKVLVAVGRSPNGHDIDADKAGVEVNKSGFISTNTQMQTNVDNIFAIGDIVGQPMLAHKATHEGKVAAEVISGEKSGFDALTIPSVAYTDPEVAWTGKTEKELIESGIKFTKGVFPWAASGRSLSIGRSEGVSKGLFDTDSGKILGMGICGKNAGDLISEASLAIEMGCDMSDIALTIHAHPTLSETTAFAAEMAEGTITDLMPPRKKK
- a CDS encoding 2-oxo acid dehydrogenase subunit E2; the encoded protein is MPTKKNVELPDIGDFDSVDIIEVLVKVGDNINENDSIITLETDKATMEIPAPFSGRVVSIAVKVDDKIAQGELILTLESESEDNDEAKKEATSKIVEEDKVHTEALEDIPSTDVKIDKEIPESNEPKEEFSLNTDSKSHASPSIRKLARELGVSLLKVNGTGQKGRILEEDLKSYVKDIVTNGSSDETEILPLSRIKKKSGKHLIKSWNSIPHVTQFDEVNVEQMERFRKHQKERGIKLSPLVFIMKAITQVLKRHPNFNASLDENNENLILKKFFSIGIAVDTPNGLVVPVIRDVGKKSLIELSDELSIISSKAREGNLEANEMKGAGFTISSLGGIGGTQFTPIINSPEVAILGVSRTQMKPVWNGESFIPTPTLPLALSYDHRVIDGAEGARFMAELNHVLKNIMEMLL